From a single Stomoxys calcitrans chromosome 4, idStoCalc2.1, whole genome shotgun sequence genomic region:
- the LOC106085183 gene encoding eukaryotic translation initiation factor 5 produces the protein MGTVNVNRNVTDIFYRYKMPRIQAKVEGKGNGIKTVIVNMADVARAIGRPATYPTKYFGCELGAQTQFDHKNERFIVNGSHDAAKLQDLLDGFIRKFVLCPECDNPETDLSVSNRNQTISQSCKACGWHGLLKVNHKVNTFILKNPPTINPAAQGSSLTEGKRSKRVSKKNGENGDVGNNSLNKNSDGESDGGNQATQTENEIRDALQNKTGDEDADEWSVDVSKEAIRARLQDLTDGAKSMTISDDYDKSEKERIDIFYEIVKKKLNEGKLDTVAEHKELLIEAERLDIVHKAPLVLAELLFTDNLTQDVRKHRVLLLRFTHNNPKAQRYLIGGIEQVIALHKDKLVPKVAGVLKLFYDSDVLEEKVILDWSQKVSKKYVSKEVATEIHEKAKPFIQWLKEAEEEDSSEEEDDEDSEVEIEYNDRARVEPLKAVTQVTKKVIEEDDDGEEIDIDDI, from the exons ATGGGTACCGTCAATGTCAACCGCAATGTCACGGACATTTTCTATCGCTATAAAATGCCTAGGATTCAGGCTAAAGTTGAAGGCAaaggaaatggtattaaaaccgTTATTGTCAATATGGCTGATGTGGCCAGGGCCATTGGCAGACCGGCCACCTATCCAACCAAGTATTTTGGATGTGAACTAGGAGCCCAAACTCAATTTGATCATAAG AATGAACGTTTCATTGTGAATGGCTCCCATGATGCTGCCAAATTGCAAGATCTATTGGACGGTTTcattcgtaaatttgtcctatgTCCCGAATGTGATAATCCTGAAACCGATTTGAGCGTTTCCAATCGCAATCAAACAATTTCGCAGTCTTGCAAGGCTTGTGGCTGGCATGGTCTATTGAAAGTCAATCATAAGGTGAACACATTCATTTTGAAGAATCCACCCACTATTAATCCGGCCGCCCAAGGTTCCTCTTTGACCGAGGGCAAACGTTCGAAGCGTGTCAGTAAGAAGAATGGCGAAAATGGAGATGTTGGCAATAATTCACTTAATAAGAATTCGGATGGTGAATCGGACGGTGGTAATCAGGCCACTCAAACTGAAAATGAAATTAGAGATGCTTTGCAGAATAAGACTGGCGATGAAGATGCCGATGAATGGAGTGTCGATGTATCAAAG GAGGCTATACGTGCCCGTTTACAAGATTTAACCGATGGAGCCAAGAGTATGACCATTTCTGATGATTATGATAAATCTGAAAAAGAACGCATCgatatattttatgaaattgTAAAGAAGAAGTTAAACGAAGGCAAACTCGATACTGTGGCCGAACACAAAGAATTGCTCATCGAAGCCGAACGTTTGGATATTGTCCATAAGGCACCTTTGGTATTGGCTGAATTACTATTCACCGATAATCTTACACAGGATGTGCGCAAACACCGTGTACTCTTGTTGCGTTTCACCCATAACAATCCAAAGGCACAACGCTACTTGATTGGCGGTATAGAGCAAGTGATTGCTCTGCACAAGGATAAATTGGTACCAAAGGTGGCTGGCGTTCTTAAGCTCTTCTACGATTCGGATGTTTTGGAGGAAAAGGTCATTTTGGATTGGTCGCAAAAGGTCAGCAAGAAGTATGTATCCAAAGAAGTGGCCACGGAAATACACGAGAAAGCTAAACCCTTTATACAATGGCTGAAGGAAGCCGAGGAGGAGGACTCATCGGAAGAGGAAGATGACGAGGATTCTGAAGTCGAAATTGAGTACAATGATAGGGCTCGTGTTGAGCCTCTTAAAGCCGTAACTCAAGTAACCAAAAAGGTTATCGAAGAAGATGATGATGGCGAGGAGATTGATATCGATGATATCTAA